The Lysinibacillus pakistanensis genome includes a window with the following:
- a CDS encoding CD1375 family protein, which translates to MSPIVIIYAQLVKDGDKTIEQVPAHIKKEVKKLLNAGEPNA; encoded by the coding sequence ATGAGTCCAATCGTAATCATTTATGCACAACTTGTAAAAGATGGGGATAAAACAATTGAACAAGTACCTGCCCATATAAAAAAAGAAGTGAAAAAACTTTTAAACGCTGGTGAGCCAAATGCGTAA
- a CDS encoding DNA cytosine methyltransferase: MRFLDFFAGIGGFRLGMQQAGHTCIGFVEWDKFARKSYEAIHNTEGEWTAHDITTVSDEEFSKFRGTVDIICGGFPCQAFSVAGKRQGFEDTRGTLFFEVARAAQQIQPQYLFLENVKGLLSHDKGETFGIILHTLDELGYDVEWQVLNTKDFSTKERPTPQNRERIFIVAHLRGSGGRKVFPIGRESEGLNSKSKIKIYGSTQKDFHKSQSQRELVYDSEGIVGSLLASDAKNPKQIVIRTVGRLPGNHNQSNQVYHVKGLSPTLTTMQGGGTQPKIYLPVLTPDRLEKRQNGRRVKGPDEPMFTITAQDRHGVAIKEATTKGFDMAYPGDSVNFSVPTSKTRRGRVGKGIANTLDTGCQQGVLTDEFRIRRLTPLECWRLQGFPDEAYEKAAAVNTDSQLYKQAGNSVSVPVIYEIAKRIYASS, from the coding sequence ATGCGTTTTTTAGATTTTTTTGCGGGAATTGGTGGTTTCAGGCTAGGCATGCAACAAGCAGGGCACACCTGTATAGGTTTTGTCGAATGGGATAAGTTTGCTCGCAAGTCTTATGAAGCTATACACAACACAGAAGGAGAGTGGACTGCACATGACATTACAACAGTCTCAGATGAAGAATTCAGCAAATTTAGAGGAACAGTCGACATTATCTGTGGAGGATTTCCATGCCAAGCATTCAGTGTTGCTGGAAAGCGACAAGGATTTGAAGATACTAGAGGAACATTGTTCTTTGAAGTTGCAAGGGCAGCTCAACAAATCCAACCACAGTATTTATTCCTTGAAAACGTTAAAGGGCTATTATCTCACGACAAAGGGGAAACGTTCGGAATTATCCTCCATACGTTGGATGAACTTGGGTATGACGTTGAATGGCAAGTGCTTAACACTAAAGATTTCTCAACAAAAGAACGCCCAACACCACAAAATCGAGAACGAATTTTCATTGTCGCACATCTTAGAGGATCAGGTGGACGAAAAGTATTTCCTATCGGACGAGAAAGTGAAGGCCTTAATAGCAAATCAAAAATAAAAATTTATGGTAGTACACAGAAAGATTTTCATAAATCGCAGAGCCAGAGAGAACTAGTATATGATTCTGAAGGGATTGTAGGCTCCTTATTGGCATCAGATGCGAAAAATCCTAAACAAATTGTTATTCGTACTGTAGGAAGATTACCTGGTAATCACAATCAAAGTAATCAAGTTTATCATGTTAAAGGATTAAGTCCAACATTGACTACAATGCAAGGTGGGGGAACACAACCAAAAATTTATTTACCAGTTCTTACACCAGACCGATTAGAAAAAAGGCAAAATGGTAGACGTGTCAAAGGACCAGATGAACCTATGTTTACAATCACAGCACAGGATCGTCATGGTGTGGCTATTAAAGAGGCTACTACAAAGGGCTTTGATATGGCTTATCCAGGCGACAGTGTGAATTTTAGCGTGCCAACATCAAAGACACGTAGAGGCAGAGTGGGGAAAGGTATTGCAAACACGTTAGATACTGGATGCCAGCAAGGTGTATTAACGGATGAATTTCGTATCAGACGACTTACACCGTTAGAATGCTGGAGACTTCAAGGGTTTCCAGATGAAGCATATGAGAAGGCAGCAGCTGTTAACACAGACTCACAACTGTACAAGCAAGCAGGAAACTCGGTGAGTGTGCCAGTGATATATGAAATAGCAAAAAGAATTTATGCATCTTCTTAA